The Actinotalea sp. JY-7876 sequence TCGGCACCTTCTGGGCGGACCTGGGTTGGCCGGCCTGGCGGCTGCTGCTGGAGTACGACGGCGTCGCGAAGTACGACGTCGGCCGCGTGGCGCTGCTCGCCGAGAAGCGGCGCGAGGACGCCCTGCGGGCGGAGGGCTGGGCGGTGCTCCGCGTCATGGCCGACGACACGCGGAGCCCCGAGCGCCTCCTGCGACGCGTCCAGCCCTTCATCCCGCCCACGGAACGCCGGCAGCTGACCCCGCGGTTCGCGCTCCTCTGACCGACCGCGAGCACGTCCGTTCCCGCCGACCACGTCCGCCGTGGGGGACGTGGTCACGTGGAACGGACGAGCTCGGACGCCAGGGCGGCGCGGTCAGGGGGTGAGGGACGGGTCCGCCGCGATCGCGTCTAGGTCGCGCACGGCGTAGCGGTGGTGCTCCCACACCTCCTCGAGGATCACGTGAAGGCACGAGCGCGTGGTCTCGGGCTGGTCGGGCCCCCAGGGGTTGCTGCGCGGGACGTCGAGGTCCGACGACGTCACGCCGGCGAGGAAGTCGCGCACCATCGCGACCCGGTCCGCCCGGGCCTCGAGCACCTCCGCGTACGACGGCGCCTGCAGGGAGAACCCGGACATGTCGTAGCCGTCGGTCTCGTACTCGCCGTTGGGCTGGCCGACCGGGTGGTACGGCTGCTCCCGCTCGAGGATCCCGCGGCCGAGCCAGGTGTCCGTCGCCATCACGAGGTGCCGGAGCGTCTGGGCGAAGGACCACTCGCCGTCGACCTGGGCGTCCACGGTCCCCGCCGGCATCGACGCGGCGCGCTCGATGGTTCCCTCCCAGGTCCGCTCGAGCGCCGCCCAGGCAGCACGCAGGCCGTCCGGGTCCTGCGCGTATCGCTCGCCGCGGCCGGGGAAGCGCCGGTTCAGCTCCGCGTCGACCAACGGCGCGACGTCGACGCCGTTGACCACCAGCGAGCCGTCGTACAGCCACGGGGCGTCGATCTCGGCACCGGCGACGTCGGCGCCGCGGATCACCGCCCCGGACAGGTCGCAGTTCACGAGCCGGGCGCCCGTGAGGTCGACGCCGCGGAACTCCGCGCCGCGCAGGTCGTCCGACCCGGTGAAGGACGCCATGAACCCCTCCCCGCACGCAGACCGCCGGACTCCCCGGCGCGCCGCCGACGCTACGCCGCACCGGCTGCCTCCGGAAGGCGCGCTGGCCGCCGCGCCCTGGACGCCGGCGACCACGTCGGTCCGCCGCGCCCCGGCAGCGACCACGTCCGTTCCCACCCAGCTCGTCCTCCGCAGCGGACGTGGTCGGTGGGAACGGACGTGGTCGGCGAGCGGTGCGGTCGGTGGGCGGGGCCGGGGCGGAGGACGGCGACAGCGGGAGGGCGACGTCGGGGTGGGGCGTGTCGGTGGGGTCGGGCACCATGGCGGGATGGCCATCGAGCTGCCGGAGCTGGTCGTGCCCGACGCCGCCGCGTGGCGCGCCTGGTTGCAGGACAACCACGCGTCCGCCGACGGCGTCTGGCTCGCGCTGACGCGCAAGGGCGGCACCGTCACCTCGCTCACCTACGAGCAGGCCGTGCTGGAGTGCCTCTGCTTCGGCTGGATCGACGGCCAGGCGCGGTCGCGCGACGCCGAGTCGTCGTTCCAGCGCATGACGCCGCGGCGCGCGCGCTCCCGGTGGTCCGCGATCAACGTCGAGCGGGTCGGCCGGCTGGAGGCCGAGGGCCGAATGACCCCGGCCGGACGCGCGCAGGTCGACGCCGCCCGGGCGGACGGCCGCTGGGACACCGCGTACGCCGGTCCGGCGACGATCGAGGTCCCCGAGGACCTCCTGGCGGCCCTCGCCGCCGAGCCGCGCGCCCAGGCCTGGTGGGACGTCCTGACCTCCGGTAACCGGTACGCGATCCTCTACCCGATCGGCGCCGTCAAGCGGGCCGAGACCCGCGAGCGCAAGATCGCCGAGTTCGTCGCGGCGCTCGCCGAGGGCCGCACGCCCCACCCCCAGCGCCGCCGACCCGAGAACGCCTGAGCTGGTCGCGGCCGACGCGCGGGTTTGCCTCACCACCGGCGCGGACCGGCCGATGGGCGACCGAACGGGTGGCACGGTGTCGCACGGGGGCGGAGCAGGCGTGGCGCGGCGACAGAGGTCCGAGGCGGAGCACCAGGTCGCAACGCTGCTGCGCCAGGCGCGGGAGGCGCTCGGACTGAGCGTCTCGTTCCTCACGAGGATCCAGGGCGACACGCAGATCATGGAAGTCGTCGACACCTCGCTGCCCGTCTTCCTGAGCGACGGCGCACGGCAGCGCCGCGACACCACGCTCTGCAAGACCGTGCTCGACGGCGACGCGCCGGAGGTCATGCCCGACATCCGCGACCACCCGGCCGCGATGAAGCAACCCGCGGCACGGTTCGCGCACTTCCGGAGCTACGTCTCGGTGCCAGTGACGCTGAGCGACGGACGGCTCTACGGCACGTTCTGCGCCGCCGGCCTCACCCCCGAGCGCAACCTCTCCGAGCGCGACGCGGCCCTGCTCAAGGTCCTCGCGTCCGCCGCCGCGATGATCATCGAGCCCGGCGTCCGCGAGCGCGAGCGCCGCGAGGCCATCGAGCACCGCCTGGTCCCGATGATGCGGGCCGGCGGACCGAGGATCCTCCTGCAGCCGATCGTCGACCTCGGGACCGGCCTGCGCACCGGCGCGGAGGCGCTGGCGCGCTTCCCGGCCGACTGGCGGACCACGCCCGACGTCGTCTTCGCCGAGGCCCACGACGTGGACCTGGGCGAGCGCCTCGAGCTGCTCGCGCTCGAGCGGGCCGCGGAGCACCTCGCTGCGATCGAGGGGCACCTCGCCCTCAACGTGTCGCCGGCGGTCCTGCTCTCGCGAGCGTGCGCGCGCTTCCTGCGGCGGTTGCCGCTGGACCGGGTCGTCCTGGAGCTGTCCGAGCACTCCCCGGTCGAGGACTACGACGCCCTGCGCTCGGCCCTCGCCGGGCCCCGCGCGGCCGGCATGCGGCTCGCGATCGACGACGTCGGCGCGGGTTTCGCGTCCCTGCGCCACATCGTCCTGTGCGCCCCGGACGTCATCAAGCTGGACCGGAGCATCGTCGACGGCGTCAGCGCCGACCCGGTGCTGACCACGCTCGTCGAGGCGCTCGTGGCGTTCGCCCACGGGAACGGCACGACGGTCGTCGCGGAGGGTGTCGAGACCGCGGCCGACGTCGCGGCGCTGCGACAGCTGCGCGTCGACGAGGCCCAGGGCTGGTACTTCGGCCGCCCCGGCCCCGCGGACGCTCTCGCGCCCCTCGCCCCCGGTGTCCCCACGCCGCGCGCGGCCGCCCGCTCCTGACGTCCCGTCCCGACGTCGTCCGGCGGGCAGTCGCCTCTCGCCCTCGCACGTCACCCGTCCGGCTCGAGGACAATCACGCGTCCGTCGAGGGTCACGCCCGTGCTCACGAGGAAGGGCGGCGACGGGGCGCGCGACCTAGACTCCCCGCATGGCGGCGCCCGAGACCCGGCTCCTGGTGCTGGGGGCCGTGCGCCTGTTCGAGCCGGTCAACGGCTACCAGATCCGCCGCGAGCTCATGTCGTGGGGCGTCGGCGACTGGGCCCACGTCCTGCCGGGATCGGTGTACTCGAGCCTGGCGACGCTGGCCAAGCAGGGCCACCTGGAGCGGGCGGACCTGCAGGACGGCGGCCGCTCGGTCGCGGTCTACACGACGACGCCGTCGGGGCGCGAGGAGCTCTCCCGGCTCTTCGAGCACGCGTTGACGACCGTCGACCCGCTCAACCCGCTGCCCGTGCACACGGCCATGAGCATGTGCTTGCTCTTCCCGCGCGACGTCGTGCGGGAGCACCTCGCCACGCGCGCCTCGCGGCTCGACGCCCACGTCGAGGCCCTGCGGCGGGCGCACGCCACGGCGGACGTCACCTCGCCACCGCACGTCGAGCGCGTCCTCGAGCTCCAGCTGGGACTCGCCGAGCTCGAGCGCACCTGGGTGCGTGACCTCGTCGACGTCGTCGCGCGCGGCGGCCTCGCGTTCGCCGGGGAGCCGATGCGCTGGCAGCCCGCGGCGGACGACCCGGGGTGGCAGATGGCCGCCGACCAGGCCCGATACCGGGCCCTGCTCAGGACGCGCGCCGGCTGACCCGGCGCGCCGGGGACGTACCGCGCCGGGCGACCCGGCCGTGTCGGACGCCGGTGGGACGCTCGCCCGGTCAGGCACCGACCCGGCGGCTCGCACCCGATGAGTCGGCGGCCCGGACCGGGTCTGGTCTCCAGGGCCGGCGCCGGAATCCGTTGACATCGCTGTGACGCCGGTCGCAGCATGAGTGATGTTCAAGTTTGAACACCTGGGGGACGCATGATCGAGGCACGAGGGCTGGTCCAGACGTTCCTGGCCCGCCAGGGCAGGACCAAGAGCGAGGTGCGCGCGGTCGACGGCGTGGACCTCGACGTCGCGGAGGGCGAGGTCGTCGGCTTCCTCGGCCCGAACGGCGCCGGCAAGACGACGACGCTGCGCATGCTCACGACGCTCCTGCGCCCGACCGAGGGCACGGCGCGCGTGGCGGGCTACGACGTGGTCCGCGAGTCGGTGCAGGTCCGGCGGAGCATCGGCTACGTCTCGCAGTCGGGCGGCGCCTACAGCGGCGCCCGGGCCGGTGACGAGGTGGTCGACCACGGGATGCTCTACGGCCTGCCCAAGTCGGTCGTCGAGCGGCGCGGTCGCCACCTGTTCGAGCAGATGGACCTGCCCGGGCTGTGGACCCGCATGCCCAAGAACATGTCCGGGGGGCAGAAGCGGCGGCTCGACGTGGTCATGGGGCTCATCCACGAGCCGCAGCTCGTCTTCCTCGACGAGCCGACGACGGGGCTCGACCCCCAAGCGCGCGCCAACCTGTGGGAGCACATCCGAGGCCTGCGCGACCGCCTCGGCGTGACGGTCCTGCTCACGACCCACTACCTCGACGAGGCCGACGCGCTCTCGGACCGCATCGTCATCATCGACCGCGGCCGCATCGTCGCGTCCGACACGGCCGACAACCTCAAGGCGCAGGTCGCCGGGGACCTCGTCGAGCTCGAGCTCGTGGACGCCACGCTCGCGTCCCGGGCGGCGGAGCGTCTCGCGGCACTCGCCGGCACCACCGTCGAGGTGGACGGCAACCACGTGCGCGGCCGCGTGCCGCGTGCCGGCCGGACGCTCCAGGGCTTCCTGCGGGACCTCGACACGTCGGGCATCGGCCTCGAGTCGATCGGCGTGCTCCGACCGACGCTCGACGACGTCTTCCTCGCCCTCACCGGGCGCAGCCTGCGCGACGCCGAGTCCGCCACCGAGCCGACGGGCGGCACCGACGCCGGCGCCGGCGAGCCCGACCTCGAGCCGGCCGCCGCCGGCGCGAGCACCGGCGCGCCCGCCGCGACACCGACCACGCCAGGAGCCGACCGATGACCGCCACCGCACCCGCCCTCTCCGCCGACCTCGCCGTGCCGGGCGGCACGCCGTCGTCGTTCTTCCGGGAGAGCGTCATCGTGTTCCGCCGCCAGCTGCGGATGAACCTGCGCAACCCGGCGTGGGTGATCATCGGGATGCTGCAGCCGATCCTCTACCTGCTGCTCTTCGGGCCCCTCCTCGAGCCGCTCATCGGGCAGTTCGGGGCGACGAACGCGTACACGTTCTTCGTGCCGGGCATGCTCGTCCAGCTCGGCGTCTTCGGCGCCTTCTTCGCGGGGTTCAGCCTGATCGGCGAGTGGCGCGAGGGCGTCATCGAGGCGGAGCGGGTGACGCCGGCCAGCCGCACGGCGCTGCTGGTCGGCCGCCTCTACCGCGACCTGCTCCAGCTCTTCGTGCAGGCGCTGATCCTGGTGGGCCTCGGGTACCTGCTCGGGATGGTCGCGTCCGGCGGGGGCATCGTGCTCGGCGTGGTCCTCACCCTCCTGCTGGGCGGGGCGTGCGCAGCGGCGTCCAACGCGCTCGCGCTGACCACCAAGTCCGAGGACGTCATGGCCCCGGTCATCAACATGGTGATGATGCCGGTCCTCCTGCTCTCGGGGATCCTGCTGCCGATGACCATCGGCCCGGCGTGGCTGCAGAGCGCGAGCGACTTCATGCCGATCCGGCACGTCGTCGACGGGGTGCGCTCCTCCTTCGCCGGCGACTTCGCGAGCTCCGGCCTGGTCTGGGGCACCGCCTGGTCCATCGTGATGTTCGTGCTGGCCGTGTGGTGGGGCACCGCGACGTTCCGCCGCGAGAACGCCTGAGCCGTCCGCCCGGTCACGCGCCCACGTCGCGCCCCGCGTCGACTCGCCCGGCGAGGGTGTCGATTCCGGCCCCCGGCGCCCGTCATGCTTCCGACGGCGCCACCAGGAGTCGTCGGACGCGAGGAGGAACGATGAGCACCACCCGGGACTACGTGCTGCTGCTGCACGGCGACGAGCGCGAGTGGCGCGACGCCGACGAGGCCGCGGTGGCGCAGGCGTACGGCGAGCACGACGAGTTCTCCCGGCTGTGCGGTGAGCGCGGCCACGAGATCCTCGGCGGCGAGGAGCTGCGGCTCAGCGAGACGTCGCTGGTCGTGCGGTCCCGCGAGGGCGAGGTCCAGGTCACCGAGGGCCCGTTCACCGAGACCGTGGAGCAGCTCGGCGGCTACTACGTGATCCGGACCGCCGACGTGCAGGACCTCGCGCGGCTCGCCGCCATGCTCGCCGGTACCGGCGCCGTCGAGATCCGGCCGATCGTGCGCCCCACCGACCAGCCGCAGTCCGGCGCGGCGGCCGCCGAGCAGGTGGCGTCGTGAAGTTCCTCGTGCTCATCTACCAGGACGAGTCGGTCTGGCGCGACGCCACCCCCGCCGAGCAGGAGCGCTACTACGCCGAGCACGAGGCATTCTCCGCGGCCGTCCCCGAGCGTGGCTGCACGATGCTGGCCGGCGAGGCCCTGGTCGGCGTCGCGTCCGCGACGACGGTCCGTCGCCGCGGCGAGCACGTGGACATCTCGGAGGGGCCGTTCGCGGAGACCGCCGAGCAGCTCGGCGGCTTCTACCTGCTCGACGCCCCGGACCTCGACGCGGTGACCGACCTCTGCCGCCTGCTGCCCGAGTACACGCTCGAGATCCGTCCCGTCGCCGACATGGACTGACGGCGGTCGCGTGACGGACGAGGACGGCGGGCCGGTCGGGGCGGCCCTGGAGCTCGCGTGGCGCGAGCACTGGGGCCGCCTCGTCGGCCTCGTCCTGCGGCAGACGGCCCGCGCCGACCTGGCCGAGGACGCGGTCGCCGACGCGTTCGCGGCCGCGGCGCGCACCTGGCCGGCGGCGGGCGTCCCGACGAACCCGGGCGGGTGGCTGCTCACGGCCGCACGCCGGCGAGCGGTCGACGTGCTGCGCTCGGAGGCGGTCCACCGGCGCAAGGAGCCGCTCGTCCTGGTCGACGCGCAGCTCCGCGAGGAGGCGGCGGCGACGGTCGACCCGGGCGCCCACGTCGAGGACGAGCGCCTGCGGCTGATCCTCACCTGCTGCCACCCGGCGCTCGCCCCGGACGCCCGCGTGGCCCTGACGCTGCGCTTCGTCGTCGGCCTCGACGTGCCCGACATCGCGGCGCTCCTCCTGCTCCAGGAGCCGACGGCGGCCGCGCGCCTGACCCGAGCGAAGAAGCGCCTCGCGACCACGGGCATCCGGCTCACGACGCCGCCGCCCGAGCGCCTCGAGGAGCGCCTCGAGGCGGTCGCGACGGTCCTGTACCTGCTGTTCACGGCCGGCTACCACCCCGGTCCCCGCGACCGCGGCCTGCGGGTGGACCTCGCCGACGAGGCCATCCGCCTCACGCGCCTTCTCGACGAGCAGCTGCCCGGCCGCCCGACGACCCGCGCGCTGCTCGCGCTCCTGCTGCTCCAGCACTCGCGGCGCGGGTCACGGACCGACGCGGACGGCGCCCTCGTCCTGCTGCCGGACCAGGACCGGTCCCGCTGGGACCACGACGACATCGACGCCGGTCTGACGCTCCTCGCCGGCCTGGCGCCGACCACGGGGCGCGCGGAGGAGTACCGGCTCCAGGCGCTCATCGCCGCGGAGCACGCCCGCGCGACGACGGCGGACGCGACCCGGTGGCCCGTCATCGCGCGCCACTACGCGGCGCTCGAGGCGCACACCGGGTCGCCCGTCGTGCGGCTGGCACGCGCGGTCGCGGTGGCGGAGGCCGACGGTCCGGCGGCGGGTCTCACGCTCCTGGACGGGCTGGAAGCCCTGCTCCCGCACCACCACCGCCTGCCCGCGGTGCGCGCCGAGCTGCTCGCTCGCCTCGGCCGGCGCGAGGCGGCGCTCGCGTCGTTCGACCGGGCGCTCGCCCTCGTCCGCAGCGACGCCGAGCGCCGACACCTCACCGAGCGCGCCGCCGCGGTGCGGGCGCCGGCGGCACCCTGAGGCGTCGCCCCTCAGCCCAGCAGCTTCGCGATGACGCGCGCGCCGGCCCGCGGCGACAGGCGCGGCGACCCGGTGAGCCGGCCCTCCAGCGTCGCCACGTTGATGACGCTGATGACCGCGAGCGCGGTGTCGAAGTCGTCCTGCGTGGTGCCGGGCTCGGCGTCGTCGCCGCGCCGCGCCCGGCGCACCTCGGCGATCTGGTCCGCGAGCACCTCGTGCGAGGTCACGTGCAGGCGAGCGAGCTCCCCCGACGCCTCGGGATGGCGCAGCCCGTAGGCGAGGAACTCGAGCGAGAGCAGGATGCGGTGGTCGTCCATCACGCTGGTGAGCCACTCCGCGACCGCGTCCTGGTCGACCCCGTCGACCGTGACCCCCGGGATGGTGGCGCCGGGTGAGTCGATCGTGACCCGGAGCATGTCCGACGCGAGCGCGAGGAAGACCTCCTCCTTCGACCCGAAGTGCGCGTACACGGCGCCCTTCGTGTACCCGGCCTCGGCGGCGATGTCGCCCACCGACGCGCCCTCGTAGCCCTTCGCCGCGATCACCCGCGCGGCCGCCTCCAGCAGGTCGGCGCGCGTGCGGTCGACCTTCTGGCGTCGCCGCTCCTCGGCGGAGGAGCCGCCCGACGTCGTCGCCCGCGACGCCGCCTCGGAGGCTTCGGCGAGGCCGCGGGCCGCCTCCCGCAGCGACGACGCGACGGCCTCGCCCACCTCGGGCATCACGGAGCGCGCGTGCTCGCCCAGGAGCCGGGTCAGGCTGGCCGTGGCGTCCGCGAGCGCGCGGGTCGCCGCGCCGATCGAGTCCTGGGGGTCCTTCGGGTCCTGGGTCATGACCCGAGGCTACCCGACGGATACCGATCGGTACACCGCTCGGTATCCAGTGCTTGATTCCGATCGGTATGTGTGTCTACCGTTGAGCACCTACCGACCAGAATGGAGATTCCGATGACCTCCGAGGTGCTGCTCCGCGTTCGCGGGCTGAGCAAGCGGTACGGCGGGCCCCAGGGCGTCCAGGCCAACGACGGGGTGGACCTGGACCTGGCCGCCGGGCAGGTCGTGGGCCTGCTCGGCCACAACGGCGCGGGCAAGACGACGCTCGTGCACCAGGTGGTGGGCCTGGTGCGGCCGGACGCCGGATCCATCACGCTCGCCGGTGTGGACGCGGTCGCGCGGCCCGAGGTCGCGCGGCGGCTGACGTCGATCCAGGCGCAAGCCAACGTGCCGATCACCGGGCTCACTCCGCGCCGCGCCATCGAGCTCGTCGGCCGCATCCGCGGGGGCGAGCGCTCCCGGGTGCGGCGGCGCGCGGAGGCCCTCCTCGACGCGCTGGACCTGGGCCCGTGGGCGGACACGCCGGCCGAGAAGGTCTCCGGCGGCATCGCGCGGCTCACCGCGTTCGCGATGACGGCCGTGCAGCCCGGCGCCCTCGTCGTGCTCGACGAGCCCACGAACGACGTCGACCCGGTGCGACGGCGCCTGCTCTGGGAGCAGATCCGGGGCCTGGCCGACGCGGGCCACGCGGTGCTGCTCGTCACGCACAACGTCCGCGAGGCCGAGCGTGTGGTGGACCACCTGGCCATCCTCGACCACGGCGTCGTGCTCGCGACGGACACGCCCGCCGGCCTGACCGCCTCGCTGCGCGGCTCCCTGACGCTCGACCTCGACCTCGCCGACGACGCCCCCGTCGCCTGGCACCCGGCCGTGCGCCCCGGCGCGACCGGACGTCTGCGCGCGGCGGGCGTCGTGCCTGCCGACCGGGCGGCCGACGTCGTCGCGTGGGCGCAGGCGCAGGTCGACTCCGGGCGCGCCGAGCGGTACGCCCTGACCCCAGCCTCGCTCGAGGACGTGTACGTCCACCTGGTCGGCGAGGCCCAGCACACCACCACCACCGAGGAGGTCGCGGCATGACCGCGCTGCCCCTGACCGGTCCCCTCACGACCGGCACGCCCCTGCCTGCCGGTCCGCGGACCGCCCTGCGCCAGACGCTGCTGCTGATGCAGTGGCAGTTCCGCCGCCAGACGCAGTACCTGCCGCTCATGGTCGTGGTGCAGGCGTTCATCGCCGTGGCGACCGTGATCGGCTACGGCCTGCTCGTCGGGGATCCCGACCCACGGACCGCCCTGTACCTGGCCACCGGTGCGCCGACCATCACGCTGATCACGATCGGGCTGGTCCTCACCCCGCAGCTGCTCTCTCAGTCGCGCACCGAGGGGAGCCTCGACTGGCTCCGCACGCTGCCCGTGCCACGCGCCGCGTTCCTCGCGTCCGACCTGCTCGTCTGGACCCTGCTCGCGCTGCCCGGCATGGTGCTCGGCATCGTCGCCGGACTGCTGCGCTTCGACATCGACCTCGCGCCCGCGCCGTGGCTCGTTCCCGCGGCCCTGCTCGTCTCCCTGACCGCCGCCTCCGTCGGGTACGCGATCGCCTCGCTCCTCCCGCCGGCGCTCGCCCAGCTCGTCACGCAGGCGCTGGTGTTCGTGGTCCTCCTGTTCTCGCCGGTGAGCTACCCCGCGGAGCGCATGCCGCAGTGGCTGCAGGACGCGCACGCCTGGCTCCCCATCGAGCCCATGGCGCAGCTGGTCCGCACCGGCCTGGCGCCCGACGCGTTCGACATCTCCGGACGGTCCCTGGCGGTCCTGGTCACGTGGTGCGTCGGGTCCGTCGTGCTCGCCGTGCTCGCGCTGCGCAAGCGCGCGTGACCCGCGGGTGGTCACCGCCGCCGTCGTCCGCCACGATGGCGCCGGAGAGGAGGCGCGATGAAGGTCGACCTCAAGCGCGAGCTGGGCACCTACACGGCCCGGCGCGGGACGTTCTCGCTCGTCACCGTGCCGCCCGCGAGCTTTCTCATGGTGGACGGCCACGGCGACCCGAACACGTCGTCGGCGTACCGCGACGCGGTGAGCTCGCTCTACCCGCTGGCGTACGCGCTGAAGTTCCTCAGCAAGGTCGAGCTCGGCCGCGACTACACCGTCATGCCGCTCGAGGCGCTGTGGTGGGCGCAGGACATGGCCGCGTTCACCAGCCGGCGGGACAAGGCGCAGTGGGACTGGACGCTGATGATCCTGGCGCCGTCGTGGCTGGGCGCCGAGCACGTCGAGGCCGCCCGGGCCACGGTCGCCCGCAAGGGCGGCGCGCCGACCCTCGACGACGTCCGCCTCGAGGAGCTGGACGAGGGTCTGAGCGTCCAGACGCTCCACGTCGGCCCGTACGACGACGAGGGCCCGGTGCTCGACGCGCTGCACCACGAGTTCGTCCCCGCGCAGGGCCTGAGCCTGACGGGCAGACACCACGAGATCTACCTCAGCGACCCCCGGCGCACGGCGCCCGCGAGGCTGCGGACGATCCTGCGCCAACCGGTCACGCGCTGACCGGGCTCCTCGTCAGGGGCGGCCCTCCAGGACCCGCTTGAGGCGCTGGAGGTCGGCGGTCACGAGCGCGGCGTCGCGCTCGAGGTCGGCCGCCGTCATGCCCGGCGCCGCACGCAGCGTGAAGACCACCTCGCTCCCGTCCCCCGCGGTCAGGACGCGGAGCGGCACGTGCACGGCCTCGCCGGCGGGCGTGAGGACCTCGTGGTCGAGGATGCCGTACTCGTTCGGCGGGGCGAAGGTGACCCGGGCGCGGCCGGCTGGTGTCTGCACGAACCAGCCGCCGCGCTCGTGCACGACCTCGGACCCCAGTCCGGGTGCCCACCGCGGCAGGTTGGCGGGGTTGGACGCGAAGGCGTAGACCTCCGTCGCCGGGCGGTCGATCCGCACGCTCAGGTGTCGCGACTCGAACGTCATCGTCCGAGGGTGCCACCGTCCTGCGACGCTCGCTCGTCATGATCCAGACGCAGCTGCCACACCGCGTCCACCGACGCCGGCCGGAAGCCGAGCGCGACGTTGATGCCGAGCATGAAGGCGTTCTCCTCGGCGTTCCACGTGTGGACACGCCGCGCGCGGGGCCGGCGGA is a genomic window containing:
- a CDS encoding DinB family protein, whose protein sequence is MASFTGSDDLRGAEFRGVDLTGARLVNCDLSGAVIRGADVAGAEIDAPWLYDGSLVVNGVDVAPLVDAELNRRFPGRGERYAQDPDGLRAAWAALERTWEGTIERAASMPAGTVDAQVDGEWSFAQTLRHLVMATDTWLGRGILEREQPYHPVGQPNGEYETDGYDMSGFSLQAPSYAEVLEARADRVAMVRDFLAGVTSSDLDVPRSNPWGPDQPETTRSCLHVILEEVWEHHRYAVRDLDAIAADPSLTP
- a CDS encoding YdeI family protein, with the translated sequence MAIELPELVVPDAAAWRAWLQDNHASADGVWLALTRKGGTVTSLTYEQAVLECLCFGWIDGQARSRDAESSFQRMTPRRARSRWSAINVERVGRLEAEGRMTPAGRAQVDAARADGRWDTAYAGPATIEVPEDLLAALAAEPRAQAWWDVLTSGNRYAILYPIGAVKRAETRERKIAEFVAALAEGRTPHPQRRRPENA
- a CDS encoding EAL domain-containing protein, which codes for MARRQRSEAEHQVATLLRQAREALGLSVSFLTRIQGDTQIMEVVDTSLPVFLSDGARQRRDTTLCKTVLDGDAPEVMPDIRDHPAAMKQPAARFAHFRSYVSVPVTLSDGRLYGTFCAAGLTPERNLSERDAALLKVLASAAAMIIEPGVRERERREAIEHRLVPMMRAGGPRILLQPIVDLGTGLRTGAEALARFPADWRTTPDVVFAEAHDVDLGERLELLALERAAEHLAAIEGHLALNVSPAVLLSRACARFLRRLPLDRVVLELSEHSPVEDYDALRSALAGPRAAGMRLAIDDVGAGFASLRHIVLCAPDVIKLDRSIVDGVSADPVLTTLVEALVAFAHGNGTTVVAEGVETAADVAALRQLRVDEAQGWYFGRPGPADALAPLAPGVPTPRAAARS
- a CDS encoding PadR family transcriptional regulator, translated to MAAPETRLLVLGAVRLFEPVNGYQIRRELMSWGVGDWAHVLPGSVYSSLATLAKQGHLERADLQDGGRSVAVYTTTPSGREELSRLFEHALTTVDPLNPLPVHTAMSMCLLFPRDVVREHLATRASRLDAHVEALRRAHATADVTSPPHVERVLELQLGLAELERTWVRDLVDVVARGGLAFAGEPMRWQPAADDPGWQMAADQARYRALLRTRAG
- a CDS encoding ATP-binding cassette domain-containing protein, whose protein sequence is MIEARGLVQTFLARQGRTKSEVRAVDGVDLDVAEGEVVGFLGPNGAGKTTTLRMLTTLLRPTEGTARVAGYDVVRESVQVRRSIGYVSQSGGAYSGARAGDEVVDHGMLYGLPKSVVERRGRHLFEQMDLPGLWTRMPKNMSGGQKRRLDVVMGLIHEPQLVFLDEPTTGLDPQARANLWEHIRGLRDRLGVTVLLTTHYLDEADALSDRIVIIDRGRIVASDTADNLKAQVAGDLVELELVDATLASRAAERLAALAGTTVEVDGNHVRGRVPRAGRTLQGFLRDLDTSGIGLESIGVLRPTLDDVFLALTGRSLRDAESATEPTGGTDAGAGEPDLEPAAAGASTGAPAATPTTPGADR
- a CDS encoding ABC transporter permease; this translates as MTATAPALSADLAVPGGTPSSFFRESVIVFRRQLRMNLRNPAWVIIGMLQPILYLLLFGPLLEPLIGQFGATNAYTFFVPGMLVQLGVFGAFFAGFSLIGEWREGVIEAERVTPASRTALLVGRLYRDLLQLFVQALILVGLGYLLGMVASGGGIVLGVVLTLLLGGACAAASNALALTTKSEDVMAPVINMVMMPVLLLSGILLPMTIGPAWLQSASDFMPIRHVVDGVRSSFAGDFASSGLVWGTAWSIVMFVLAVWWGTATFRRENA
- a CDS encoding YciI family protein — protein: MSTTRDYVLLLHGDEREWRDADEAAVAQAYGEHDEFSRLCGERGHEILGGEELRLSETSLVVRSREGEVQVTEGPFTETVEQLGGYYVIRTADVQDLARLAAMLAGTGAVEIRPIVRPTDQPQSGAAAAEQVAS
- a CDS encoding YciI family protein; translation: MKFLVLIYQDESVWRDATPAEQERYYAEHEAFSAAVPERGCTMLAGEALVGVASATTVRRRGEHVDISEGPFAETAEQLGGFYLLDAPDLDAVTDLCRLLPEYTLEIRPVADMD
- a CDS encoding RNA polymerase sigma factor encodes the protein MTDEDGGPVGAALELAWREHWGRLVGLVLRQTARADLAEDAVADAFAAAARTWPAAGVPTNPGGWLLTAARRRAVDVLRSEAVHRRKEPLVLVDAQLREEAAATVDPGAHVEDERLRLILTCCHPALAPDARVALTLRFVVGLDVPDIAALLLLQEPTAAARLTRAKKRLATTGIRLTTPPPERLEERLEAVATVLYLLFTAGYHPGPRDRGLRVDLADEAIRLTRLLDEQLPGRPTTRALLALLLLQHSRRGSRTDADGALVLLPDQDRSRWDHDDIDAGLTLLAGLAPTTGRAEEYRLQALIAAEHARATTADATRWPVIARHYAALEAHTGSPVVRLARAVAVAEADGPAAGLTLLDGLEALLPHHHRLPAVRAELLARLGRREAALASFDRALALVRSDAERRHLTERAAAVRAPAAP
- a CDS encoding TetR/AcrR family transcriptional regulator, which encodes MTQDPKDPQDSIGAATRALADATASLTRLLGEHARSVMPEVGEAVASSLREAARGLAEASEAASRATTSGGSSAEERRRQKVDRTRADLLEAAARVIAAKGYEGASVGDIAAEAGYTKGAVYAHFGSKEEVFLALASDMLRVTIDSPGATIPGVTVDGVDQDAVAEWLTSVMDDHRILLSLEFLAYGLRHPEASGELARLHVTSHEVLADQIAEVRRARRGDDAEPGTTQDDFDTALAVISVINVATLEGRLTGSPRLSPRAGARVIAKLLG
- a CDS encoding ABC transporter ATP-binding protein, producing the protein MTSEVLLRVRGLSKRYGGPQGVQANDGVDLDLAAGQVVGLLGHNGAGKTTLVHQVVGLVRPDAGSITLAGVDAVARPEVARRLTSIQAQANVPITGLTPRRAIELVGRIRGGERSRVRRRAEALLDALDLGPWADTPAEKVSGGIARLTAFAMTAVQPGALVVLDEPTNDVDPVRRRLLWEQIRGLADAGHAVLLVTHNVREAERVVDHLAILDHGVVLATDTPAGLTASLRGSLTLDLDLADDAPVAWHPAVRPGATGRLRAAGVVPADRAADVVAWAQAQVDSGRAERYALTPASLEDVYVHLVGEAQHTTTTEEVAA